The DNA segment GGATGACGTCACCGGAAGGGCAGAATATCATCGGCTCGTTCAAGATGAACAATCAGCTACTGTTTTTCCCGCTTGCCGTGCCGGCATCGGGTCGGAACCGAGAATGGTCTTTCTGAATGTTCACTCTTACTGGATAAGATATGGATTATCTGATTGACGCCTTGCTCAAGGCGTGCCGGCTGATTATCACGCTTGACCGCGAGCTCGCCGTCGTCGTTTGGACCTCGCTGAAAGTCTCGCTCACCGCCGTTGTGCTCGCCAGCCTCGTGGGAGTGCCGCTCGGCTTCATCATCGGCGCCGGCCATTTTCGCGGAAAGCATCAGCTGGAAATTGCGCTCAACACCTCGATGGCCATGCCGACGGTGGTTGTCGGCCTAATCGTATACTCCTTTGTTTCTCGAAGGGGGCCGTTGGGGGTGTATGGGCTCCTCTTTACGCCGGCCGCAATGATTATTGGGCAATTCATTCTCGCGGCGCCGATTATCACTGCGCTTTCTCTTTCGGCGACGAAGGCCGTTGATATGCGGGTGAGCGAAACCGCGCGCACGCTGGGTGCGACGGCGATTCAATCGGCGGTCGCGACGATCAGCGAAGCGAGATATGCGGTCCTCGTTGCGGTCGTGGCTGGTTTTGGCCGCGTGATCGCTGAGGTCGGCTCCGCAATGATTCTCGGCGGCAACATTGAGGGCTATACCCGAACCATGACGACCGCGATCGCGCTCGAGACGGGGAAAGGTGAGTTCTCTCTTGCGATCGCGCTCGGGCTGATTCTGATCCTGATCGCACTGACGGTAAACGCGGTGGTCCAAAGTTTTCGCCTCAAAAGAGCGTATTAGAAACAGCATGACGCGACAAATCATATACCAACTTGAAAATGTAACCAGATCGTACGGAGGAACGATCGCCCTGGCGATTCCGGAGCTTCGCTTTTATCAAGGAGAAACGTGCGCGCTTGTCGGGCCGAACGGCTCCGGCAAGACGACGCTGCTCAGACTCCTCGCTCTCATCGACAGGCCCACGAGCGGCCGGCTCCTCTTTGATTCGGTTCCGTTGTGGAATGGGTCGGGCCGGCACATTCAGTTCTCGCGGCGGATCACAATGGTTTCTAATCCGCCATACCTTTTCAACCGATCCGTTGCCTATAACATCGGTTACGGCTTGCGAGTGAGGGGAGCGTCCCGAAAACATGTCCGGGAGAAAATTCAGGAAGTTCTGAATCTGGCGGGGCTCGAAGGCTTTGAGAGGCGCGAGGCGCGAAAACTCTCAAGCGGTGAGCAACAGCGCGTGGCTCTTGGGCGCGCGCTTGCGCTCGAGCCGGATGTACTCCTGCTCGATGAGCCGACGGCCAGCATCGACCGCGAGCATACCAAGGAAATCGAATCGTTCATAGAAAAAGTTGGCGCGCAGAAAAGCATGACGATCGTTTTCTCAACCCATAATCAGCATCAGGCGGAC comes from the Candidatus Abyssobacteria bacterium SURF_5 genome and includes:
- a CDS encoding ABC transporter permease subunit; the protein is MDYLIDALLKACRLIITLDRELAVVVWTSLKVSLTAVVLASLVGVPLGFIIGAGHFRGKHQLEIALNTSMAMPTVVVGLIVYSFVSRRGPLGVYGLLFTPAAMIIGQFILAAPIITALSLSATKAVDMRVSETARTLGATAIQSAVATISEARYAVLVAVVAGFGRVIAEVGSAMILGGNIEGYTRTMTTAIALETGKGEFSLAIALGLILILIALTVNAVVQSFRLKRAY
- a CDS encoding ATP-binding cassette domain-containing protein → MTRQIIYQLENVTRSYGGTIALAIPELRFYQGETCALVGPNGSGKTTLLRLLALIDRPTSGRLLFDSVPLWNGSGRHIQFSRRITMVSNPPYLFNRSVAYNIGYGLRVRGASRKHVREKIQEVLNLAGLEGFERREARKLSSGEQQRVALGRALALEPDVLLLDEPTASIDREHTKEIESFIEKVGAQKSMTIVFSTHNQHQADSLAQRVIPLYEGRVEDFIYENLYAGVIVDDKGTHRITLNSTTGFEVSASALGVAQVSIDPRDIIISRQALNSPGANCLPAKLTGMSMHDSSVKLLLDAGVPLTVILSHELHRQFGPKLGENLYCIFDATAVRIIKNDKNA